Below is a window of Prosthecochloris sp. GSB1 DNA.
GCAGCTTGCCGACTGACGAAGGCGAGGAGCTTTCGACCAAGATCATCAAGCAGGATATCAGGAGGCTTATCGGAGAAGAGGATCAGAAAAAGCCGTTGAGTGACGACAGGCTGGCAGTCATGCTGGAAGACAAGGGCATCCGGATCGCCAGGAGAACGGTTGCAAAATACCGTGAACAAATGCAAATTCCTGTTGCAAGGCTAAGAAAGAAAATATTTTAATCCTTTCGCCGCCGCGGCCGCGGCCCGCTGTTCGGGAAAGGGTGTGGAAAAAAAAGACAGACTACCGGGAGAAGACGTGGGAAGCAAGACGCATGAAAAGCCCTCGATCAGGGCGACGACGGTTATCGGGGTGCTCAGGAACGGCAAGGCTGCGCTCGGCAGCGACGGCCAGATGACCCTCGGCAATACGGTCATCAAGCACAGTACGAGAAAAATCCGCAGGATAAGTCAGGGCGGTACGGATATCGTGACGGGTTTCGCGGGCGCTACAGCCGACGCGGTAACCTTGCTCGACCGTTTTCAGGAAAAACTTCAGGCTTACGGAGGTCAGCTCGAACGCTCGGCGGTCGAACTCGCCAAGGACTGGAGAATGGACAAGTACCTCCGGCGTCTCGAGGCGATGCTCGCCGTTGTGAGCAGGGACAAGGCCCTGATCATTTCCGGGACCGGAGACGTCATCGAGCCGGAGGACGGCATCGTCGCCATCGGAAGCGGCAGCATGTATGCTCTCGCCTCTGCCAGGGCCCTTCTGACGCATACCGATCTGGAAGCCGTCGATATCGTCAGGGAAAGCCTCGGGATCGCCGCCGACATCTGTATCTATACCAACGACCGCATAGTGCTGGAGGAACTTTAGCCGCCGGGCCCGGTAAACGGGCGCGGTTCCGGTTGAAACGAACATTGTAACACTTATCAGTTTTCACATACGCCATGACCGATCAGACCGACTTGCATGCATCAGGGAATCGTGCCGATAAAGAGAACGGCGCAAGCCTCATTGGTGAAGAATTCCTCACCCCGAACCAGATCGTCGAACAGCTCGACCGTTACATCATCGGTCAGCATGACGCCAAGAAAGCGGTGGCCATCGCTTTGCGCAACCGTCTGAGGCGGCAGAACGTCTCGGGCGATCTTCGGGACGAGATCATGCCGAACAATATCATCATGATCGGTCCTACCGGCGTCGGCAAGACCGAAATCGCCCGAAGACTCGCCAAACTTGCACGGGCGCCATTCGTCAAGGTCGAGGCCTCGAAATTTACCGAGGTCGGCTACGTCGGCAGGGATGTCGAGTCGATGATACGCGACCTGACCGATCAGGCGGTCAACATGGTCAGGACAGAGAAGTCTGAAGAGGTAAGGGAAAAGGCCGCATCGCTAGCCGAAGAGCGTCTTCTCGATATCCTGTTGCCGTCGGTCGCTGGAGGACAGTACGAAGGAGAAGAGCCCGGCGCGGAGGAGAATGCCGGGCGTGACAGGGAACTGGAGGAAGCGGTCAATCGCAAAAGCC
It encodes the following:
- the hslV gene encoding ATP-dependent protease subunit HslV, whose protein sequence is MGSKTHEKPSIRATTVIGVLRNGKAALGSDGQMTLGNTVIKHSTRKIRRISQGGTDIVTGFAGATADAVTLLDRFQEKLQAYGGQLERSAVELAKDWRMDKYLRRLEAMLAVVSRDKALIISGTGDVIEPEDGIVAIGSGSMYALASARALLTHTDLEAVDIVRESLGIAADICIYTNDRIVLEEL